In Eucalyptus grandis isolate ANBG69807.140 chromosome 4, ASM1654582v1, whole genome shotgun sequence, the following proteins share a genomic window:
- the LOC104441144 gene encoding cysteine-rich receptor-like protein kinase 10, producing the protein MSSLDKSMPFLVVLTFVLIKFKPIACQPTYNDHVCLRPSNDTANSTFGPNLATLLDSLSSEAFLNNSFYKNGSNGIFALFLCRGDVSSSSCQSCIENATQTLPNRCLSNREAIIWYDECMLHYSDADFFGVMATYPRVFMWNVQNNTSPNDPDVSALALIYNLAANVPYTSMMYEVHESDRGNSSQQRYGLVQCSRDINSTQCESCLAQLTDDIKQCCEGKKGWRILSPSCNLRYEDYLFYQQQAASPLPSSSTDKGKGRKNTTKIIAITLSLILVVASLLVSCYYLSRHRKSRQRDGETSEDTLLRSMEDSAHRTSLKERSAPNGYQDESGEIRYFDLPTILTATNKFADTNKLGEGGFGPVYKGKLLDGKEIAVKRLSMRSSQGIEEFKNEVMLIAKLQHRNLVRLLGCCLERGEKLLVYEYLANCSLDAFLFDPVKRSKLDWTKRAHIIRGIARGLMYLHEDSRLKIIHRDLKVSNVLLDNEMNPKISDFGTARIFEGNQIEANTNKIVGTYGYMAPEYAMEGLFSVKSDVYSFGVLLLEILSGRKCSSVFNNCDHGQSLVSSAWLLWNEEKGLELVDANLIGSCPRNEALRLIHISLLCVQEDPSFRPTMSTVVLMLGSESDLPHPKSPPFSIGKSFMLDQSSTDAGTGCLSTDKSSTSASN; encoded by the exons ATGTCTTCGCTGGACAAATCTATGCCCTTCCTTGTTGTCCTCACGTTTGTGCTCATCAAATTCAAGCCCATCGCTTGCCAACCAACCTACAATGACCATGTCTGTTTACGCCCATCTAATGATACAGCAAACTCTACTTTTGGTCCCAATCTTGCCACACTTTTAGATTCTTTATCCTCTGAAGCATTCCTCAACAATAGCTTCTACAAGAATGGCTCCAACGGCATCTTTGCCCTTTTTCTCTGCCGGGGCGATGTTTCGAGCAGCTCCTGCCAGTCCTGCATCGAGAATGCAACTCAAACGCTCCCCAATCGATGCCTGTCCAACCGGGAAGCGATCATATGGTATGACGAGTGCATGCTGCACTACTCAGATGCCGACTTCTTTGGAGTGATGGCGACATACCCAAGGGTCTTCATGTGGAATGTCCAGAACAACACATCGCCCAATGATCCAGATGTCAGCGCTCTCGCTTTGATATACAATCTAGCGGCTAACGTTCCGTATACTTCTATGATGTATGAAGTGCATGAATCCGATAGAGGCAACAGCTCACAGCAAAGATATGGACTTGTGCAGTGTAGTAGAGACATCAATAGTACTCAGTGCGAATCTTGTTTGGCTCAGCTGACAGACGATATCAAGCAGTGCTGTGAAGGGAAAAAGGGTTGGCGAATTCTGAGCCCGAGCTGTAATCTCCGATATGAGGATTACCTTTTCTATCAGCAACAGGCGGCTTCACCTCTTCCGAGTTCATCTACAGATAAAG GAAAGGGACGGAAAAACACAACGAAGATCATAGCCATTACTCTGTCACTGATTTTGGTAGTGGCATCACTTCTGGTGTCTTGTTACTACTTATCCAGGCATAGAAAGAGTCGGCAAAGAG ATGGAGAAACAAGTGAAGATACACTTTTGCGAAGCATGGAGGATTCTGCGCACAGGACGAGCTTGAAGGAGAGAAGCGCACCCAATGGATACCAAGACGAAAGCGGCGAGATACGCTATTTTGACCTGCCTACTATACTAACAGCTACAAACAAGTTCGCCGATACTAATAAACTTGGAGAAGGTGGCTTTGGGCCAGTCTACAAG GGCAAGCTACTTGATGGGAAAGAAATTGCAGTCAAGAGGCTTTCGATGAGATCGAGCCAAGGCATTGAagagttcaagaatgaagtGATGCTCATTGCTAAGCTTCAACACCGAAATCTAGTGAGGCTATTGGGGTGCTGCTTAGAGCGAGGCGAAAAGCTTCTTGTATACGAATACCTAGCAAACTGTAGTCTTGATGCCTTCCTATTTG ATCCGGTGAAAAGGAGCAAATTAGACTGGACAAAGCGTGCGCACATTATCAGGGGAATAGCAAGGGGCCTTATGTATCTGCATGAGGATTCTCGGCTCAAAATCATCCATCGAGATTTGAAAGTGAGCAATGTGCTATTGGATAACGAGATGAACCCGAAGATATCAGATTTTGGCACTGCTAGAATTTTCGAAGGCAATCAAATTGAAGCTAACACTAACAAGATCGTTGGGACATA TGGGTACATGGCTCCAGAATATGCTATGGAAGGGCTATTTTCAGTGAAATCcgatgtctatagctttgggGTTTTACTGCTCGAAATCCTTAGTGGACGAAAGTGCAGCTCTGTTTTTAATAACTGTGATCATGGTCAGAGCCTAGTATCAAGT GCATGGCTACTGTGGAACGAAGAGAAAGGGCTAGAGTTAGTAGATGCAAACTTGATCGGATCCTGTCCGAGAAACGAAGCTCTAAGATTGATCCATATATCGTTGTTGTGCGTTCAAGAGGATCCAAGTTTTAGGCCTACTATGTCGACAGTCGTCCTCATGCTCGGGAGCGAATCAGACCTTCCTCACCCAAAATCGCCTCCCTTCTCTATAGGCAAATCTTTCATGTTGGATCAATCTTCCACCGACGCCGGCACTGGATGCCTCTCTACCGATAAATCTTCAACAAGTGCATCAAACTAA